The region TAAAAAGGATATACATAATCAAACTCTGGTTTTTCTGTATTTTCAACTTTATCTGCTTCAATAACGGGTATAACATTCCCATTGAATTCGCCCTTTGCAATAGTACCATGCACTCTTATCCAAGTATCTACCTTTAGCTCCGCTGCCTTATCATATCTACACAGAAATCCTATTGGCTGCATATCAGCAGCACAACAAACCATCATCATTCTTGCAGATACAAATTCATTGCCTTCAAATTGCTCATCTTTGAATACAAAACCACTAACCTGAATCTTCTTTCCAATGTATTTTTCTATATTATCATATATTTCCTGTATCCATCTTACATAATTGTCATTATCCATTATTATGGTTTCATCAATTAATTGAAGTTCATTTCTATTTGACTCAATAATATTCTTATTTTCCGCATCTGAATATTCATCTATATAAATATCCTCCTTATATTCATCCTCTTCTGAATACTCAGTTTTTATCTCAGGGTTATCTACGTTTCCTGAATTTCCTTGTAACTTTAAGTCTCCATAAGATATATAATCTGACTTAAAGCTCTGAGTTGGCAGCAGAAATGCCATTATAAGTGGCAAAACAAAAAATAGAAGTGGTATTGAACTTACTTTAATTCTTTGTGGTTTAAACACCTTAGGGATAAAAAAAAGAGATATCAATACCATAGCAATTACTGCAAATTTTATAAATGGCACATTTCTCGGATGTACATATTTTAAGACCTGTCCAGATTGTATTGTTAAAAAGAAGAACAATGAAAAACCCAACAATATGATAACTTTAAAAGCAGCATCAATATTATAGTTTCTTGTTTTCATAATACCTCCACCTTACATTAATAAAAATGTTAGGAAATAAAGCGACACAAACGATAAGATAGTAATAACTAGTACCAATTTAATAACAAACGTCTTTCTAAAGCTTGAAAATAACATAATAAGATTCTTAATATCCATCATAGGTCCAAATATAAGGAACCGTTCTACAAAACCTACTCAAATATATCAAAATATATTTATACAAATAGATTTTGCTCAAGAAGTATCACCTTCTCGATTTAATTCATCCATATATTAGATTTCTCTAACGTATGGCCAGTAAATAGAATTTTACTTTTTTTAAAATTCCATTTAGCTGTATATGTTGAGTTGTATAAATCCCAATCAACATAGTCCGAACCAGACAATAATTTATCTTTTTTAGCTATATTAACACTACTGTTTATATCTCTTGATAATTTAGTTTTACATTTTTGACATGTAAATTCTCTTATCTGTGGATCTTTCTTTTCTTTATTTCCACATATACAACAATTTTTAGTTGTATCTTTTTCGTCTACTTTTGAATAGTGTTTACCGCTTCTTTCCATTACCCATTTTAGTATGTTTCTAAATTCTCCTATTATTTCTTGATTTAACATGCTTCTATGCATATTATCATAAGTTGCAGTATTAAGACTAGGTATAGTCTCCTATTGCTACATAGTCATAGTTTTTTGCTATCCAATTAGCAATGCTATAACAACTTGACTTTATTTGTTCTCGTCTCTTGTGGTAAGCATTGTCTAATGCATTGTTTAGCTTTGTCCATCTTTTGCTTGGTAGGTAATAGATTCTCCCTGTTTCTGTTTCTATTAGTTTTGATTTTCTGCTGCATAAATCTCTCTTTGATTTTATTTCATCTATTACCTTGTCCCAATATTTTGTTTGTGGCAGTTTTTCAAATTCATAACTTACTCCAGTATTGTCTATGGCTACAAAGAAGTTTTTATGATTTTGGTCTATTGCTATCCATTTGTTTGTTTCTTTTTTGTCTATGTCTTTTCTTTCTATACAAAATATTGCATAGAATTTGTTGCCTTGTTGTTTGCATAATCTGAAGTTTTTTATTTTGTCTGTGTTTCTTAAATTTAAATTTTCTTTTAGTTTTCCTATTACTTTTATTCTTTTATTTTCTTTATTTATTCCTAAGGTTATTTGTAAATTTTTGTTTTCTATTAGTTTAAAGCCTTTGTTTGGTTCATCATAATATAGTGAAAACCAATGTTTTTTCCATGATTTGAATTTAGGATATCCTGTTTCATTGTTGAAAAATTTTTTGTATGTTTCTTTCAGTCTTATTGCTGTGTTTTTGAGTGGTGATGAATGTACTGAGTTCAAAAAAATAAACTCTTGTTTTAGTATTGGAACTTGATTTCTTAAGTTCCTTCCTGTCAAGAGTTTTTTGTCATTATTATTTTCTTTATAATCTTTTATTGTCATTTCCAAAAGATAATTGTATAGCCAATTACATATTTTAGATTGTCCATCTAGAATTAACTCATCTTGTTTTGTAAAGATAACTTCTATTTTTCTATTGAATATCATTACATTCATTCACCGCCTTCGGCTATTTGAATAGTTCATCTTCCCATCTTCTTAGAGTTGATTTTGCAACTCCTAAATATTCACTTGCTTCTTTTATAGTAAGTTTTATGATAATCACCCCTTACTATAAAGTATAATATAAATTTATTTAATATGCAATGTTTTTAAGTAATTTTAATTAGTTTTAAGTATACTGTTTTAATCCCCATAATTGGCCCAGTTGAAACCCTATCCCAGAAACTTCGTGCAATAAAAGCATCTGAAGTAGAACATACAGAAAACAAAAAAGCTGTTGCCATCATCACAACAAGAGCCAATCCATCTCTTGCCAATAACTCAGAAAAAATATCTTTTGGAACTATAGTTTGTATAAAGCTTGTTAAAAATATTCCTAAAACTAGATACTTACCTGCACTAAAGAACTCCTCGCCAGCATGCAAAAACATAATTCGTATCTTTTCACCAATCCCTTGCTTACGTTTCGCTTCCATATTGCAATATATGCAATCACATGTAAATTTACCTGTTTCATCAAGTAGAGCAGTTTTTGTCTCTGGAAAAAACATTAATGTAAGACCTACCGCAAGAGCAATAATAAGACCAAAATATATCCTGTAGAATGCTATTTCTGGTCGTCCTGGAAAAGCATATAATGTTGATGCTATAACAATAGGATTTATAATAGGTGCAGATAACATAAATGTCACTGCAACAGGTAATGCCACTCCTTTTTTAATCAGACGCACCGTTACTGGTACAATTGCACATTCACATATAGGAAATAAAATACCTCCAAACATTGCAGTTAAAAACCCCAGTCCAAATTTTTTAGGAAAAATCTTTACAATAGTTTCATTGGAAATAAAAACCTGTATAAAAGATGATACAAACATTCCAACTAACATAAAAGGAAGGGCCTGTATTAACATACCTATAAATATCATATTAAATGCTTCAAATCTCGAAAAATCTATATCAATTGCATTAACTTTAACAGCTCTAATCACGGAAAAAATTAAATATGCAATTACAAACATAAAAAACATACTAAGAAAAACATCTGATAGCTTTACACTAAAATTAGAGCTATAAATAGAAGCAGCCGAAACATCAGGTTTAGGACTTTTCAAGAATTTATCATCATATAAAGCTACCTCAAATATATCTGCTTTCCTATTAATTTCTCTTATACTTTTTTCCAGCTTTTTCAACTTTTCCTCTTGATTATCAGTTATCTTGTTTAAAACAATTCGGTCCGCTAAAGTAATTTGATTTCTCAATATTCTTCCAAGATTATTCATATAAACTTCAAAGGTTAAAGCATCCACTAAACATACGATATTTCCAATGAAACACTTTTTTCTCACTGAATGCTTTTCAAATAAAGTTAAAACTTTTTCAATTTCAATCATTCCATTATACTCAATAATTATTTTATCTGGAAAATATTTTTCAATAATTCCTTCAAAATAATTGGCATCAAAACATTTACAATCGGTTTTTCTTTAGTACCTTTGTTAGTATCTGTAGTAGTTTCTTTATTTGCACAACCTACCATCATAGACAACATTAAAACAACTATTATCAATACTACAATACTTGAGAACTTGTTTTTTCATTCTGCACTCCCCTTATCATTGTTTATTGCAAATGCTAATCATTCGCATTTACAATATTGATTGTGTTAAATTAGAAATGAAATGTCAAGTATTGTATAAATTGGATTCTACCTCAATTTATTTTTCTATATCATTGTATTCATACAATTCAACTATTAAATTCACCTATAAATTTAATAATCTTTTAAAATCCTATGTAATTAGTGTCAAACAAAACGTCCCTATGCAGCTTTCTGCTCGACTTAACATATATTAAAGTAATCAAAAAAATAGCAAATCATTTTATGACTTGCTATTTATTCAAACTGTTTTTATTACTTTATGCATTACAAAGAGCATTGGAAATATCATAACCACACAGAACAAATTAAGATTATCTGCAAAAGATGAATTGCTTATGGCTGGTGGTAATAATGTAGCGTAAACACCTTGTACTAAAACTTCATGCCACATGCCAAATGCAATACCCGAAATGATAATCGCTAGCAAAGCTTTTGAAAAACTTCTCTCTAAGCAATTAAATATTAAACCTCTAAACACTAGTTCCTCTATAA is a window of Anaerosalibacter sp. Marseille-P3206 DNA encoding:
- a CDS encoding MerR family DNA-binding transcriptional regulator, coding for MIIIKLTIKEASEYLGVAKSTLRRWEDELFK
- a CDS encoding CPBP family intramembrane glutamic endopeptidase, which produces MIGTGVAGLAMIWLIFVDDVLSKINFIGQSMEAYNSVSSSIEQGAYIWLFLAACVVGPIIEELVFRGLIFNCLERSFSKALLAIIISGIAFGMWHEVLVQGVYATLLPPAISNSSFADNLNLFCVVMIFPMLFVMHKVIKTV
- a CDS encoding TIGR03943 family putative permease subunit; amino-acid sequence: MKTRNYNIDAAFKVIILLGFSLFFFLTIQSGQVLKYVHPRNVPFIKFAVIAMVLISLFFIPKVFKPQRIKVSSIPLLFFVLPLIMAFLLPTQSFKSDYISYGDLKLQGNSGNVDNPEIKTEYSEEDEYKEDIYIDEYSDAENKNIIESNRNELQLIDETIIMDNDNYVRWIQEIYDNIEKYIGKKIQVSGFVFKDEQFEGNEFVSARMMMVCCAADMQPIGFLCRYDKAAELKVDTWIRVHGTIAKGEFNGNVIPVIEADKVENTEKPEFDYVYPF
- a CDS encoding RNA-guided endonuclease InsQ/TnpB family protein; its protein translation is MNVMIFNRKIEVIFTKQDELILDGQSKICNWLYNYLLEMTIKDYKENNNDKKLLTGRNLRNQVPILKQEFIFLNSVHSSPLKNTAIRLKETYKKFFNNETGYPKFKSWKKHWFSLYYDEPNKGFKLIENKNLQITLGINKENKRIKVIGKLKENLNLRNTDKIKNFRLCKQQGNKFYAIFCIERKDIDKKETNKWIAIDQNHKNFFVAIDNTGVSYEFEKLPQTKYWDKVIDEIKSKRDLCSRKSKLIETETGRIYYLPSKRWTKLNNALDNAYHKRREQIKSSCYSIANWIAKNYDYVAIGDYT
- a CDS encoding permease, whose translation is MIEIEKVLTLFEKHSVRKKCFIGNIVCLVDALTFEVYMNNLGRILRNQITLADRIVLNKITDNQEEKLKKLEKSIREINRKADIFEVALYDDKFLKSPKPDVSAASIYSSNFSVKLSDVFLSMFFMFVIAYLIFSVIRAVKVNAIDIDFSRFEAFNMIFIGMLIQALPFMLVGMFVSSFIQVFISNETIVKIFPKKFGLGFLTAMFGGILFPICECAIVPVTVRLIKKGVALPVAVTFMLSAPIINPIVIASTLYAFPGRPEIAFYRIYFGLIIALAVGLTLMFFPETKTALLDETGKFTCDCIYCNMEAKRKQGIGEKIRIMFLHAGEEFFSAGKYLVLGIFLTSFIQTIVPKDIFSELLARDGLALVVMMATAFLFSVCSTSDAFIARSFWDRVSTGPIMGIKTVYLKLIKIT
- a CDS encoding zinc ribbon domain-containing protein produces the protein MHRSMLNQEIIGEFRNILKWVMERSGKHYSKVDEKDTTKNCCICGNKEKKDPQIREFTCQKCKTKLSRDINSSVNIAKKDKLLSGSDYVDWDLYNSTYTAKWNFKKSKILFTGHTLEKSNIWMN